In the genome of Colletotrichum lupini chromosome 8, complete sequence, one region contains:
- a CDS encoding phosphomevalonate kinase, producing MTASTTTAVSAPGKVLLAGGYLVLDRAYTGLVFGLSARINVVAAEIHTIPGVHLTEIVVESPQFVDVVWRYGFHLAPEDGGITVTQLQVGSKISPNTFVETTLSYALTYIARINKQRPSHALTSTRLIILADNDYYSLPSSSNDPDSAVSGTAIPAAKKGTRFARYPHTIGEAHKTGLGSSAALVTSLTAALLTHHLPTSLFDISSEAGKHTLHNLAQAAHCAAQGKVGSGFDVAAAVFGSCRYRRFSPSLLSDLGAAGSPGFSEALVRKVDELLAWDVEVDKAGTGLPAGVCLRMCDVDCGSQTVSMVKKVLEWRKADAEGSKALWDELQGKNEALASALKNGETEKVGGAVADVRSLIRAMGEGSGVPIEPESQTELLDALSGVEGVLGGVVPGAGGFDAVALIMRDDEATQKRVEAFLEGWGREKGARVRLLGVKGEMEGARREELSTYAGWLA from the exons atgaCGGCTTCCACGACGACGGCCGTCTCGGCGCCCGGCAAGGTCCTCCTGGCGGGCGGCTACCTGGTGCTGGACCGGGCCTACACGGGCCTCGTCTTCGGGCTCAGCGCGCGTATCAATGTCGTGGCCGCCGAGATCCACACCATTCCGGGCGTGCACCTGACCGAGATCGTCGTCGAGAGCCCGCAGTTTGTCGACGTCGTCTGGCGGTACGGGTTCCATCTCGCGCCTGAGGATGGCGGGATTACGGTTACGCAGCTGCAGGT CGGCTCCAAAATCAGCCCAAACACATTCGTCGAGACGACCCTAAGCTACGCCCTCACCTACATCGCCCGCATCAACAAGCAGCGCCCAAGCCACGCCCTCACCTCAACCCGCCTCATCATCCTCGCCGACAACGACTACTACTCCCTGCCCTCCTCGTCCAACGACCCGGACTCCGCCGTCTCCGGCACCGCCATCCCGGCAGCGAAGAAGGGAACCCGCTTCGCGCGGTACCCCCACACCATCGGCGAAGCGCACAAGACAGGCCTCGGCTCCTCCGCCGCGCTCGTCACCTCCCTGACGGCCGCGCTCCTGACGCATCACCTCCCCACGTCGCTCTTTGATATCAGCTCCGAGGCGGGGAAGCACACGCTCCACAACCTCGCGCAGGCGGCGCACTGCGCTGCCCAAGGAAAGGTCGGGTCCGGGTTCGATGTCGCGGCCGCGGTGTTTGGAAGCTGTCGGTACCGCCGCTTCTCGCCCTCTCTGCTCTCCGATCTCGGGGCGGCGGGCAGCCCCGGGTTTTCGGAGGCGCTGGTGAGGAAGGTGGATGAGTTGCTCGCGTGGGACGTCGAGGTCGACAAGGCTGGGACGGGGTTGCCTGCGGGCGTGTGTCTTCGCATGTGTGATGTCGATTGCGGTAGCCAGACGGTGAGTATGGTGAAGAAGGTGCTCGAGTGGAGGAAGGCCGACGCGGAGGGGAGCAAGGCGCTGTGGGATGAGTTGCAGGGCAAGAACGAGGCTCTTGCTTCGGCGCTGAAGAACGGGGAGACCGAGAAGGTCGGCGGCGCGGTTGCGGATGTGAGGAGTCTGATTCGGGCTATGGGGGAGGGGAGCGGTGTTCCCATTGAGCCCGAGTCGCAGACGGAGCTGCTTGATGCGCTCAGTGGCGTCGAGGGCGTGTTGGGCGGCGTCGTGCCTGGCGCGGGCGGGTTTGATGCGGTGGCTTTGATTATGAGGGATGACGAGGCTACGCAGAAGAGAGTCGAGGCGTTCTTGGAGGGGTGGGGGAGGGAGAAGGGGGCGAGGGTGCGGTTGTTGGGTGTGAAGGGGGAGATGGAGGGTGCGAGGCGGGAGGAGTTGAGTACGTATGCTGGGTGGTTGGCTTGA
- a CDS encoding IBR finger domain-containing protein: MHSIITHLASRVFPLDLKSAQFELEPIELHELLQESCFLVLLVVFIWYKLMSISETPPQPPMLCYDIDDESLRLVLQMQLKDLEDIKESSKGKCRVDEVSDLDLAVDAYHAELESQAVLAADRCMCKSMVKANQSDGRLITILTKQENQATRDREAAIRLSKGATLGKDASPTNLPVLSEESSANAEDEMFLRKLASLYVSVDYGEEGNDEEEEEKAEEEPESSSWAASRKQTDAVAIRPTRREKKTTCDSCKDAYHPVAVAQLPCKHNYCRDCLRTLFELSLTDESLFPPRCCKLPIPVDGGHARVLLPPKLVGEFRAKEVEFSTPNRTYCHRPTCSRFIPKEFIRADVGTCPQCQQQTCTMCKGAEHGNQDCAQDTLMQALLEVAAANKWQRCFSCRRIVELNHGCYHMTCPCGSEFCYLCSLRWKTCTCDLWNEERLYARANVLVNREAGAINLNAAARARRVEREARNLVAHHECTHDTWMRRNGSFRCEECRDRLPEYIYECADIIDSESDALPTELCPPPLIVNFRELRSCSSVARGPGPAAGGPEKRVVPFVPKGIFHADLTPPGIVRDPAVSLFLRRNS, encoded by the exons ATGCACTCGATCATCACCCACCTCGCGAGTAGAGTATTCCCTTTAGATCTCAAATCGGCTCAGTTCGAACTCGAGCCCATTGAACTACACGAATTATTACAGGAAAGCTGTTTTCTTGTCTTGCTTGTGGTCTTTATCTGGTACAAACTGATGAGTATCTCGGAAACCCCACCCCAGCCTCCAATGCTGTGCTACGACATTGACGACGAGTCGCTCCGCCTGGTCCTCCAGATGCAGTTGAAGGACTTGGAGGATATCAAGGAGAGTAGCAAGGGCAAGTGCCGAGTGGACGAGGTCTCTGACCTCGACCTGGCTGTCGATGCATACCACGCGGAACTGGAGTCGCAAGCTGTGCTCGCGGCGGATAGGTGTATGTGCAAGAGCATGGTCAAAGCAAATCAATCCGACGGTCGTCTCATTACGATTCTCACGAAACAGGAGAATCAGGCCACTCGCGACAGAGAAGCGGCTATTCGACTCAGCAAAGGGGCAACACTCGGCAAGGACGCGTCTCCTACGAATCTTCCCGTCTTGTCAGAGGAGTCTTCCGCAAACGCGGAAGATGAGATGTTTCTACGAAAGCTCGCATCTCTCTACGTCTCTGTTGACTATGGCGAGGAAGGGAAcgacgaggaggaagaggagaaaGCGGAGGAAGAGCCAGAGTCGTCATCGTGGGCGGCCTCCAGGAAACAAACCGATGCGGTAGCGATTAGACCGACCAGGCGAGAGAAGAAGACAACATGCGACAGCTGCAAGGATGCCTACCACCCGGTAGCAGTCGCTCAGCTTCCATGCAAACACAACTACTGCCGCGACTGCCTGCGGACCCTCTTCGAGCTCTCCCTCACAGACGAGTCGCTCTTCCCGCCGAGATGCTGCAAGTTGCCTATCCCCGTGGACGGAGGCCATGCCAGGGTTCTACTACCCCCGAAGCTGGTAGGAGAGTTCCGGGCAAAGGAGGTCGAATTTTCGACGCCCAACAGGACGTACTGCCACAGGCCGACCTGCTCCAGATTCATCCCCAAGGAGTTCATCAGAGCCGACGTCGGAACCTGTCCGCAGTGCCAACAGCAGACGTGCACGATGTGCAAAGGCGCCGAGCACGGGAACCAAGACTGCGCGCAGGACACACTGATGCAGGCGCTTCTAGAAgtcgccgccgccaacaAGTGGCAGCGCTGCTTCTCCTGCCGAAGGATCGTGGAACTCAACCACGGGTGTTACCACATGA CCTGTCCCTGCGGATCCGAGTTCTGTTACCTCTGCAGCCTGCGGTGGAAGACATGCACCTGTGATCTTTGGAACGAGGAGCGGCTCTATGCCCGCGCTAACGTGCTTGTGAATCGGGAGGCCGGCGCAATTAACTTGAACGCCGCGGCTAGAGCTCGACGCGTCGAAAGAGAGGCGCGCAACCTCGTCGCACATCACGAATGCACTCACGATACCTGGATGCGCCGCAACGGTAGTTTTCGATGTGAGGAGTGTCGCGACAGATTACCAGAGTACATCTATGAAT GTGCCGACATAATCGACTCTGAA TCTGACGCTCTCCCAACTGAGCTATGTCCGCCGCCTTTGATTGTTAATTTTCGGGAGCTCCGCAGCTGTAGTAGTGTTGCGCGTGGGCCCGGGCCCGCAGCCGGAGGCCCGGAGAAGAGAGTGGTGCCCTTCGTACCCAAGGGCATCTTCCACGCCGACCTCACGCCTCCGGGTATCGTGAG AGACCCTGCAGTCAGTCTCTTCTTGCGTCGGAATTCCTGA